The nucleotide sequence ATAGGAAGAATAGCGGCAATCACAGTAAACGTAGCAAGGATCGTTGGATTTCCTACTTCCGAAACCGCATCCAAAATGGCCTTGACCTTCCCTCTTTTCCCGGCAAAAGAAAGGTGCCTTTCAATATTTTCCACGACTACGATCGCATCATCTACTAAAATACCGATAGAAAAAATGAGAGCGAACAAAGTTACCCGATTGAGAGTATAGTTTAGAAAATAATAAATAAATAATGTGAGAGCCAAAGTGACCGGGATTGCGACAAATACAACAAGGGAAGCGCGAAAGCCCATCCACAGTGCGATCAATACCGAAACGGATATCGTTGCAATCAATAAATGTTCGATCAATTCTTTCGATTTCAAACCGGCCGTAAGACCGTAATCGCGGACAACTGTCAATTTTACTTCTTTAGGAAGGTCCTTTGCAAATTCGTTTGCCCGTTCCCGAATAATGCCGGCAAGAGCCTCCACGTTAGTTCCCTTTCTTTTCGAAAAAACTATCGTAACAGCATTCTCCGCCGTATTCGGATTTTCTTTCAGAAAGAATAAAGACTGCCTCGTTCTTTCTTCAGGTCCTTCATAAATTCGAGCGATATCTCCTAACTTTATCACTCTCCCCCAGCTTTGTTTCACGGGTATTTGTTTGAGATCATTCTCGTTTCGAATGGAGGATCCTATTTCGATATCGTAAACTTTTTTGGGATCCCAGTTTTTTCCGGCAGGGAAATCCGAAGAGTTCATCTTCAAACTTTCGGATAATTGAAGAAAATCGACACCGTATTGTCTCATCCGATCCGGATCGGCAATTACCCGTACCGATTTCTTTCGGCCACCCAACAATTCCACTTTTGAAAGGTCCGGCGTTGAAGATAGTTCACGCGCGAGAGGAGCGATCAAGCTGCGAAGGGAATAGTCATCTTTTTCCGTAGAGCTAAAAGTAAATGCTAAGAAAGGAACATCGTCGATCGTAAACGAATTAACGGATGGCTCGGAAGTGTTCGGAGGAAGTTGATTTTTTATCCCTAAAATTTTATGATGCACCTTCACTAAGGAAGGTTCTAAAGGTTCCCCTACTTTAAATCGTACGGTAATCATTGATTTATGGTCTTGCGTCGCGGAATATACGAACTCCACTCCCTCCAATCCCCAAACAGCTCTTTCCACGACTTCGGTTACTTTTCTCTCCATTTCTTTTGCCGAATATTGGGGGGAAAAGAAAGCTATGTCGACCATCGGAACGGAAATTTGCGGTTCTTCTTCTTTTGGTGTAAGATACACGGCCAATATTCCCGCAAAAATGCTAACAGCTGCGAAGATCGGAGTCAGTTTTGAACGGATGAATTTTCCCGCGAGAACTCCCGCAAATCCTTCCGCATTATCTTTTTTAGTTTCCTGATGCATTGTTATCTCCCGAATAAAGAGTTAGTTGGGCGCGAGTTCTCAAATATTCTAGATCTATGTATTCTTTCCTAGTAAGAGCGTCCGCGGTCCTAGAAAAACTTTCCGCAAGAGACGTCGCTGGAATATTACCTCTTTTGAATAAAGTCTGAGAAAGGATCAGTTGTTCGTACTGAATGCGATAGGATTCTTCGGAATCTTTCCCCGCCTGAAAAAGTACCCTTTCCTTTTCGGAAAGAATTTTGAACTCTGAATTTTCTTTCAGCCGCGCTTCTTTCCATTTGGTTTCCGCGGCCTTTGCTTGGATTTCCGCCTCCTTTTTGGAACCGATATCCGTTGGATTCAATAAGTTCATCTGAAGATAAACTCCCGCATTGTATGAATTCGCAAAATTTCGATCGCCGGCATAACCGTACGCCTCGGCATAAACACCGACTTTCGGCAAAAATTTGGAATTCTCCATAGAAACTTTATCTTTAGAGATACCTGAATATGATTCTAACATTTTCGAAACGGGAGTCCTGACTTCGGAAGCGGAAACCGAGAGGGGTAAATTTTCGTCATAAAATTTGGCTAAAGAGGATTCCGAAGGCTGGAGATTATCGAGAACTCCGCCCGACATGATTTTTATCGATTCCAAAGACTCTTTTTTATAAAGATCTTTCTCCTTTATCTCAGAAATAAGCCTAAGCTGAACGGATTTTAACGCCAAGGAGCCTGAATGTCCTACAGGATTCGAAAACGAATCGAGTCTATATGTACTCGAAAATGAACTCAATTGCCGAAGTATTTTCTCTCGCTCCTTCACTCCCTCGGAAAAGATCAACGATGATCTGAACGCAATGGCTGTCTGAATATATAATGTTTTATTAAAATATTCCGACTCATGTATTTGCGCTTGTAATTCCTTTTCTTTTATTTCCTTAAAAGCCTCCTTTGAACCGCCTTCATAGAGTGGAAATTCCAGACCTATGGTTCCTCTGGAATAACCGTTACTTCCTGGGCGATTCAAAGTGTCTTTGGCGAAGATATTTGCCGAATTCGGATTAAGATTCTGATATAACTGATTATTCGAATCTAAAAAGTTGGAAAGGTTAGAACGATTACTCGCAGTCGAAAAATCGGATTGGGTTGCCGACCTTTGTCCCAACTTTCCCGTAAAATTCAAAATAGGATCGTCAGTTTGGTAAGTCCGAACATCCGTATATAATTTCGGAAACCAATGTAATCCGGCCCGATCGCTCGCAGACCTTGCAGCCTCTATTTCCAAATTCTTCGTTCTGAGAGAAGGCGAATTTGCGGCGACCTTTTCCCATACGGAAGAAAATTCCAAAACCTCTCCAAAAATATCCCCCCACAACGGAGTGACAATTAACGTTCCAGTTACTAAAAGCGAACCAAGGGACCGAATTTTCATAAATTTTTACCTAATAGCCTCGCATTTACGAGGTACTCCAAGTCGAGTCAGGATAAAAGCCATGGGGCAAAAACCGACTAACGAGAATAGGATCATGTTGATACTCGCTAAAATATTCAGTACCAGTCCCCAAGGACTGATAAAATACGCGATTAAGAGACCCAACAAAGAAACCGATCCTCCGATTAAGAATAGGATCCGCTCCAAATACCAAATTTTTGCGTTTGATTCACTCATTCCATATACCCCCATAGGTATGATCATTTCCATATACCCATAGGGGTATGCTGAATGTCAACAAAAAATCGAGAGTAAAGATTTGATATTGCTCAAGCCCGAAAAGGACAGAGCCTAATCGGGGCTGAAAAAGGATGAAAGGAAGAGATTAGAGAGAAAAAGCGGCTTTAATCGCTTTTTTTAGGTTTTTTTGGATGGAAGAAGGAGCTTTTTTTTCGGAGAAACATTTATCCATATAATCCTGTACATAAGCTTCTCCGAATTTCTTTAAAGCCTGGCTGGAAGCCTTTAGAAGAATTATGGTCTTTTCACAATCGTCATCTTTATTGTACAGATTCTTCTCGATCGCGTCTAATTGGCCCTTGATCCTATGTAGTCTATGAGTAAGCTGTTTTCTTATTTCATCTAATTCCATAATCTATACCCTGTATGGTATGATACTTTGTCAAGAATATTATAGAATGAGCGCTTTACCCGCTTCCTCGTAGAAAAAAGAATGGATTTAATGTTAGCAGCCTGAATATTTTCCTTTGCATGAAAGGCGTTCTTTATCTTTGTTCCTTATTCTTGATCACCTGTATCGGTTCAGCGCAAAGAATGCAACAAACCTATATAAACCATCCGGATATTAACAAGGCCTGCTTACGGTTTCTTTTTTCCGACAAATCCGTCTCAAGTGGGAATGAGAGGATCATGTTAGAGACTTTATATAAAATATCGGAACAGAATATTCGAGAGGATTACATGACAGGTCAGATCGTCTATGTTCCGGAAGCAGGAGAAGGAAAACATTTTCATTTGAATAAAGACGGAAATATCGAATATTATAGGATCAAATATGAAACTTTAAGCGCAGAAGAAGGAACGAAATTCTTTTGTGCGGAAAGACTTCGCTTAGATTTAGAAAAGAAATTTCAAACGACTTCGGCAAAGTTGAAAGTGAATCCATTGGATACGAAAGCAAGGCTGGAGCTGGAATCAAATTTAGAATCGTACCTAAAATTCTCAAATGCGCTCGAAGGTAAGTCTCAGATCGTTAGAAACTTTTTATTCTTCACTCTTGGAAAATATATGAAGGGGGACCAAGGCCTACCTGTATCTCCTTGCGACTTCACCCAAAAAATAATAAAACCGATCACGATCGCGACTTCAGATCTAACCGACACGGATTCTAAACTTGCGTGGGCAGCCAATATCCAAATTTTTACCGCTTATGAATTGGGATTTTCTATGGCTGGGTACTGCAAGTGAACCTTCGACTAACTTTGTTTAGTTCGTCTTTTTTTGAAAACGGGATCTAGGAACTCCAACATGCATTTATCTGGAGATCGTTCGTTTTGAGATAAAACAATCTCAATTTCTTTCGATTCTTCTTGACCTCAACCGATTCGGTGCAATAATCTTGGGCCGAGATTTTATGCGGAGAAGTTTATGCGTTCCACAATGATGGATTATCCATTGGTTTTGCCTTCCATTCTAAAAAGAGCAAAAGAGGTTCATCCGCATAAGGAAATCGTTACCAAATGGCATGATAATTCCGTCCAAAGACTAACTTACGGTGAATTTTACAAAAGAACGATACGATTAATGAGCGCATTACGAAAGGCGGGCGCAAAACCTGGAGAAGCGATCGCCACTTTTTGCTTAAATCATTCGGTTCACTTGGAACTGTATTTTGCGATCCCAAGCATACGTGCAGTTCTCCACACTATCAATATTCGATTATTTCCGGAACAACTCACTTATATCATCAACGAAGCGAAGGATAAATTTATCTTTGTGGATAAGTCGTTAGCTCCGTCGATCGAAAAGAATTTAAGCCAAATACACGGCGTGCAAAAGTTTATTATTATAGACGATAAGGAGAATGTTCCCTTCCCGAATCTGCCCAACGCTATCTCTTACGAAGATTTTTTAAAAACGGGAGACGATGTCGAAAATTTCGAACCTATCGACGAGTTCGAGGCGGCCGGGATCTGTTACACTTCCGGAACGACCGGAAATCCGAAAGGGGTCGTATATTCTCATAGATCTACGTATTTACATTCTATGTCCATCTGCATGGGGGATGCATTGTGTATAAAAGAATCTGAAACTGTTCTTCCAGTGGTCCCCATGTTCCATGTTAATTCTTGGGGAATACCTTTCGCTTCGGTAATGACCGGATGTAAATTGGTATTTCCTGGAAAACATCTTTTAGGAGCGGCGCTTGCGGAATTATTGGAATCGGAAGAAGTTACTCTGACTGCAGGAGTTCCTACAGTTTGGAATGTTCTCTACCAACATTTAAAGAAAACGAAATATAATCTCAAACTTCATACTATGGTTGTCGGCGGTTCTGCCGCGCCTAGAGGTCTGATCGAAGGTTTTGAAAAAGATTTCGGGATTTCTATTCTCCACGCATGGGGAATGACGGAAACTTCTCCCGTTGGGACAGTTTCTCATCTTCGCGGTTTTATGGAAGAATGGAACGGTGATAAAAGATATTCTTATAGAGCCAAACAAGGTGTTCCTGTTCCAGGGGTAGAGATCCGTGCAATCGACGATAATGGTAAAGACGTTCCTAAAGACGGAAAAACTCCCGGTGAACTTTTAGTAAGAGGACCTTGGATCGCCGCTTCTTACAAAAGTGGAGAATCTCCTGAATCTTTTACTTCGGATGGTTGGTTCCGCACAGGTGATGTTGTGGTCCTAGATGAATTCGGCTATATGCAAATCACAGACCGTAAAAAGGATCTGATCAAAACTAGGGGGGAATGGATCTCTTCAGTGGATATGGAAAATCTCGTCATGGCAGATCCGGATGTTTTAGAAGCCGCAGTTGTCGGAAGAAAAGATCCTGTAAGAGACGAAGCCCCGGTTATCTTTGTAGTTCCCGTAGAAGGTAAAAAAGTAGATCCGAAAGAGATTCATGATCGACTCAAAGAACATTTTGCTCATTGGCAATTACCGAAGTTAGATGATATTCGGTCGGTTTCTTCGATCCCAAAAACTAGTGTGGGGAAGTTCGATAAGAAAATTCTAAGGAAGGAATTAGAAGAATAGACCTCTACTAGTCGCATCAAATTCTAGGAGAGTGAGCAAATCTAATGGCACTTTAATCCTAATACTTGGTGCATTGACTGCAATTGCACCCTTTTCGATCGACATGTATCTTCCGGGTATGAATGAGATCGCAAAGGATCTCGGAACTCCGATCTCTGATGTGCAACTAACGTTAACTAGCTTCTTTTTCGGAATTTCTTTTGGACAATTATTTTATGGCCCAATTATAGATCGTTTCGGTCGTAAAATTCCTCTATTGGTAGGCTTACTGTTATACATCACAAGTTCCTTGGCATGTGGGTTTTCAAATTCCGTGAATGCATTAATATTTTTCCGATTTCTTCAATCTTTAGGTGCTTGCGCTGGAATGGTAATCCCAAGAGCCGTGGTAAGAGATGTGTTCTCTCCTCACGAAGGGGCCAAAGTTTTTTCTCAGATCATTTTAGTGATGGGAATTGCGCCGATACTAGCACCCACCGTCGGAGGACTTCTTCTTCAATTTGCGAGTTGGAAATGGATATTTTTCACACTCACCGGAATTTCTACTTTAATGCTCTTTGGATCTCTGCTGATTTTCCAAGACAGCAAAGGAGGAGACTCTTCCATTTCTCTTAAGATCGCTCCGGTAATTCGAGAATATATCGAAGTCTTTTCCAATCCGATCTTCAAAACCTACGTGCTTAGTTCCGGATTTTCCGCCGCAGTGATGTTTGCGTATATTGCCGGTTCACCGTTTGTGTTTATGGTTTTAAACGGACTATCACAAACCGATTATAGTTATCTGTTCGGATTTAACGCCTTCGGCCTGATCCTTGCTAGTCAGATCAATCGCATCCTTCTCAAAAAATTGGAAGCCGCGACCATTGTGAAATATGTCGGATTCTCTTATTTAATACTCTGTTCCTTGCTCGTGATTTTCGAAGTATTCGGTTTCGGATTTATTCCTATGCTTGTTTTGATTTTCTTCCTGGTGAGTGCTTTCGGACTCATCGTTCCGAATGCTTCCGCTCTCGCAATGGGCCCCTTTTCCAAAAACGCAGGAAGTGCGTCCGCTTTAATGGGGGCAATACAGATGGTATTTGGTGCGGTTTCTACAGCGGCAGTTAGCCTTCTTCACGACGGAAGCGCTTATCCGATGATCACGGTAATGTCAATGTCCGGCGTTATGTCTTTAGCTTGCCTGTTTTTTTTAGGAAAGGACCATAAGAAAATTAAATAATCTTAATATTATTCGGCAGAAGAAGGAATGAAGGACCCGAGAATTCGGGTCTTATCAAAATATTTACTTTTTGTTTAATTGCGGTTATATCTGAGCTCGCTGATCAGCACGACTTTTGGTGAATGTGGCTCCAGCAAATTGTCCGCATACGAATCCAACAACTTTCCTAATCTATTTATTTGAGGAAAGTCCCGCCCGGAAATCTGGGAGTTTGGAATCTGGTCCAAGACCTCAGTATTGGGTCGGGTATTCAAGGCTAGCCTCCGGATTGGGATAAGGCGAAGAATTGAACCTTCTCCGAACGATGTCAAGCCTATTGGACATAGTTCGGGAAGTTTTTCGAACCGGCCAAATCCTTGCTTTAGGGCATTCTAAATGAAGAATGTTGGCAGACCCATTTTAACCGCAGCCTATTCCTCGGAGCTAATTCCCAATTTGGATTCTAGAGCCTTTATTCTTCTGGCCCATTTCTGGAAATTAACCACGTTTTTGATATTCACTCGTAACTTTTGGAATTCAGGGAAAGTCAGTCCGTAATCCCAACCTACGTAAATATCCGGTTTAGAAAGTGTGTTACGGACGGAGGTCCCTCCGCCTACGATCGTCCCGCTCGGAATTCCGATATGGTCTGCCACCCCACACCCTCCGCCGATAGTAACGTTATCTCCTATCGTAGTAGAACCGGCTATACCTGTGTAACCTGCAATCACTACATTTTTTCCTAATACACAGTTATGACCGATATGAACTAGGTTATCGAATTTACAGCCGTCTCCTATGATCGTGTTTTCCAAACCACCTCTATCGATTGCGCTATTGGAACCCATCTCTACATCGTCTCCCACGATAACCGTTCCGACTTGAGGGATCTTATTGTGCTTACCGTTTGCGAAGACGAATCTGAAACCGTCCCCACCTACAGTACAATTTCCGAAAGATCTGAACCTTTTTCCGATGATAACTCCATGGTGGATTACGTTATTCGGTCCTATATGCGAACCTTCTCCGATCTTTGCTCCTCTTCCGATACGAACCCCGTCTTCTAAGATTACGTTGTCTCCGATCTCGGCATCTTCCGCAACGGATGCAAAATTTCCAATATAACAATTTTTACCGATCTTTGCTCTAGGGTGAACGAATGCATTTGTCTCTACTTTATTTTCAAACTTGTGAGGTGGATAGATGAGATCCAAAACCTGAGCAAGGATAAGTTCGGGTTTATCTACAACCAAGCAAGGCACTTCTAATTCTTTTGCGAACTCTGAAGTGGTTAGAACGATACTAGAGGCTGTCTTTTTTGCCTCGTTTAACATCTTCTTATTTGCGAGAAAACTAATGCTGTTCGCAACTCCGGGATTGACGGGAGATACGGATTCCACCTGAACTTTTTTGGGGTCCGCGCAATTTTCTATTTTTGCTCCGGAAATTTTGGAAGCCAGTTCTTCCAATGTATATCTAGCCATTAAGACCCTCTTTTCTAGACTTTTAATATCTGCCAACGTATCCGCGGTTCGAATTCGAATCTATCCCAAATTTCGGAATGAAATACTCACATGAGGCGACAAATATCTAAGTCTATAAGTTATCAAAGGATTACAGATAAAGAAGACATAATATGGAGAAATCGACCGTCTTCCTATAGAAATATCCCGTTTGACGAATTAGCTTCCGAAAAAATTCTGTAATACATCAGAAATCGACATCAGGACCCAGCCCGCCCATGAAGCCCGTTAGAGAGCCGCAAATCAATATATTCAAAAAATCAAACCCGTTAAAAGCTAAGGTCATCAGCAATGTTCGCCTTACACCGGAACCTGGAACAGGTAAAAGACCTAAAAAGGAAGGCGAGTCCTTAATTCATAGAATCACTCTAGCCATTGATCATGGCCAATATCCGTATTTGATAGGACAATCAGGCGGAATCATCCCTCCGGGTGAAGATCCTGAAAAAAAAGCGAAGGGACTTGCAGACGCAGCTTATACGGTTCGTTTATACTCCATCGCTTCTCCTAGCTATTCTTTCGGAATGAAAGAAGATACGATCGAATTCATTATCAAAAGAGATAATGTTTACGATGCGGATGGAAACGTTCAGTTCAAAGGCGTTTGCTCCAATTACGTTTGTGATCTGAAAGAAGGCGACGAAGTAGTAATGACCGGACCCTCCGGAAAAAAATTCCTTCTTCCAAACACCGACTTTTCCGGAGACATCATGTTCCTTGCAACCGGAACAGGGATTGCTCCTTTTATTGGAATGAGCGAAGAACTTCTTGAGCATAAACTCATCAACTTCACAGGGAATATAACTCTCGTATACGGTGCACCTTACTCGGATGAGTTGGTAATGATGGATTATCTAAGAGGATTAGAGCAGAAATTCCCTAATTTCAAATTAGTTACCGCTATCTCCAGAGAAGAAAACAATCCTTTCGACGGTGGAAGAATGTATATATCTCACAGAGTTAAAATGTTGGAAGCGGAAGTAAAAAAAGTCCTCTCTTCCGGTGGACGTTTCTATATCTGCGGCGGTCCGAAAGGGATGGAAAAAGGAGTGATCGAAGAGATCCAAAAGATCGACGGAAACTCAGGAACTTACGAAGAATACAAACATCATCTAGAAGGCGCCCACCAACTTTTCGTGGAAACTTACTGATTGATTTTGTAAATTTTTTCTAGCTAAAAGGCTCCCAATCGGGGGCCTTTTTTTATGGAAAACGACTGGAAATCCAAAACCGGGAATTTAGTCTTTTGCCGTCAGGAAGGGAAAACTATGAGCGTAATCCGAGATATCGATAAAGGCAAAGGTGAGATCATCCGAGTCGAAATTTCAGAATTTAAAGGAAATAAATATCTGAACTTACGAGTTTGGTACACAGACAGCGAAGGTGAATACAAACCCACCCAAAAAGGTATCGCGATCCCGGTCGGATTATACTCGGAAGTAAAGGATGCAATACTCGCAGCGGAAAGCTTACTAAGCTAAACCGCCTTACTTTCTATCCAGGCTTTCAATAAACTTTGGGCCTCTTCCTCCGTTTCGGAAGCACGGATATGAGATTCTAATCGAGTGATCGAGAATACTTTTTTAACGGAAGATCTTAGATTACTTACGATCAATTCTCCGCCTCTTTTTCTGAGCCAGCCTGCGATCTGTATCAACATACCGATCGCGGAAGAATCGATATACGAAGATTTAGCCAGATTGAATACGATGTATCTGTAACCTTCTTTCATCTTTTCTTGGATAGCAGTTTTGATCTCAGGGCATCGATAAAGATCTATATCTTCATTCGTACGATACGCAAAGATCTGATCGTGGTATTCCACTCCATCGTCCGGGAAATTTTCCAATGCTCCGTACTGAAGCTCGGAAGCGGAAGCCACTAAATGTTTTGCGGCAGTAGGAGAATTTTCCAGGATCCGATTTTTTAAAGAACTTACCCTAAAGCCAAGCGTTTGCAAAACTTCAGGCGCCAGTTCTTCCTTCTCGTTTATATCTTTGATCAGATCGTTTAGGAGAGCAATGGATTCTTCCGTATAACCTTCTTTCAAAAGTGTTCCCGCTTTTCTTAAACCTTTTCCGGTTTTAGCGATGGTTGCCTCGACAACAACATCCGCATCTTCCTTGGCAGAGTCGTCCCTCCAATCCAAAGGAATATCTATGTTTTTTTGTTCAAGTTTTGCGCCGTCGGTTAGCTCGTAATAACTTGCAGAAATATTAATATTTGCAGGAGTATCTTTTTTGGTCGGGCGAAGCTGGACTACGATGCTCTTAACATCGTCCGCTCTCATGTCTCCAACTTCCAATACTAATGTTTTAGTTCGTCCTGTCTCTTCCGGATCGGGTTCTTGGTAAGAAGAAACTTCAGAGACTAAATCCAAATAATCCATTCCTTTTGGAAAATCCACTTTGAGTTCTATGGATTGCGCGTATAAGGTCCCGATATCACCGAATTCTTTGAAGAATATATCACCGGTTTCTTCGGGAGTTTCCACATAATAGAAATTACCTCCTCCCGATTCCGCGATCTCTTTCAAAAGTATTTCGTTGAAGTCGTTACCGAAACCGATCACAGTCGTACTGATCCCTTTTTTATAGGCATCTGCCGCGATCTGGATCAACTGAACAGGATCCTTGATCCCTAATGTTGGATTTCCATCAGTAAGAAGAATCACCCTTTTATAACCGTCCGCAATCGGATGTAATTCCAAAGTTCTTAGAACATGAAGCCATCCACCGCTTAGGTTGGTGGAAGTACCTACTTGGATAGAATTCAATCTATGAATGACGGAATTTTTTTCGGCCAACGGAACAAGAGGTTGGATGACCTGAACATCTTCTGCGTAAGCAACGGCGGTTAAAAAATCGCGACGGGTCAACCAATTGACCAGGGAGGAAGAAGCCTGGATGACAGAATCCATCTTGTTTCCTTTCATGGACCAACTTCTGTCCAAGGCCAGGCCTAAGATTAAAGGTTGCCTTTGAGAGGAAACAGGTCCCGTAGGAGAATTTAAACGTACAAGTAGAGTGTTGGACTTTGCGGAAGAACCGGCCGGTCTCATCAATTTGGCCGAAAGAATCATGCGCTTGAAAAAACCATTTACATACGCTAAGAGCAAGAAGAATTTAAAAGAGAAACAGAAATAGAAACCGAAAATGAGCCAAGAAATTATAGAACCATTCCTTAAGGTTTTTTTAGACCGATTTGAAGAAATTCGAAGCCAAAATTCGGAAGAGATCCCAAGTTTCACGCAAATTTACAAAAACGGAAGTCTTATTTGTGAAGCTTTCAACTCGGTGGAAATTTCGGAAGATTCTTCCTTACATAGCGAACTTCTTGCGATTTCCGAAGCAAAACGGATCTGCAAGGAACGATACCTCACTGATTGTATCCTCATTACCACTCTAGAGCCTTGTTTAATGTGCGGGGGTTCTATTCTTCTTTCTAGAATCCCTAAAGTAGCATATCTGGTACCTGCAAAATTGGGAGAAGGGATTTCTTCTCTTCCTTTAGAAACCATTTATAGCAGAAATTTTTTTCCAGAACTTGTCCTAATTAAGTCTGAAACGACCACAGAGTTATTCAAAACTTTCTTCAAAGATAAGAGAAATTAGACGGACTTTTAGGCTTTTCCTCCTTTCTTGTCTCGGGCTATCTGGTAAAATTACAAACCTATGGCCGGAAATCACGAAGTTCTCTCCCGCAAATACCGCCCTCAAAGATTCCAGGACGTAATCCATCAGAATCTAGCGATCGGTGCATTACAAAATGCGGTTAAATCCGGAAAGATAGGTCATGCGTATATTTTTTTCGGTCCTCGTGGTGTAGGAAAAACTACAATCGCTAGGATTTTTGCAAAAAGGCTGAACTGCCAAAATCCGATCGATAACGAACCTTGCAATCAATGCGATTCTTGCCAAGAGATCACGAAAGGAATTTCGGGAGATGTTCTGGAGATAGATGCTGCGAGTAATCGCGGGATAGAAAATATCAGAGAACTTAGAGATAACGTAAAGTTCACTCCGATGGGCGGTAAGTACAAAGTGTACATCATAGACGAGGTGCACATGCTTACAGACCAATCTTTCAATGCACTTTTAAAAACCTTGGAAGAGCCTCCTGCTCATGTGGTTTTCGTTTTGGCTACTACCGAGTATCATAAAATTCCGGAAACAATTCTATCCCG is from Leptospira sp. WS58.C1 and encodes:
- a CDS encoding anti-sigma factor antagonist (This anti-anti-sigma factor, or anti-sigma factor antagonist, belongs to a family that includes characterized members SpoIIAA, RsbV, RsfA, and RsfB.) yields the protein MILSAKLMRPAGSSAKSNTLLVRLNSPTGPVSSQRQPLILGLALDRSWSMKGNKMDSVIQASSSLVNWLTRRDFLTAVAYAEDVQVIQPLVPLAEKNSVIHRLNSIQVGTSTNLSGGWLHVLRTLELHPIADGYKRVILLTDGNPTLGIKDPVQLIQIAADAYKKGISTTVIGFGNDFNEILLKEIAESGGGNFYYVETPEETGDIFFKEFGDIGTLYAQSIELKVDFPKGMDYLDLVSEVSSYQEPDPEETGRTKTLVLEVGDMRADDVKSIVVQLRPTKKDTPANINISASYYELTDGAKLEQKNIDIPLDWRDDSAKEDADVVVEATIAKTGKGLRKAGTLLKEGYTEESIALLNDLIKDINEKEELAPEVLQTLGFRVSSLKNRILENSPTAAKHLVASASELQYGALENFPDDGVEYHDQIFAYRTNEDIDLYRCPEIKTAIQEKMKEGYRYIVFNLAKSSYIDSSAIGMLIQIAGWLRKRGGELIVSNLRSSVKKVFSITRLESHIRASETEEEAQSLLKAWIESKAV
- a CDS encoding nucleoside deaminase codes for the protein MSQEIIEPFLKVFLDRFEEIRSQNSEEIPSFTQIYKNGSLICEAFNSVEISEDSSLHSELLAISEAKRICKERYLTDCILITTLEPCLMCGGSILLSRIPKVAYLVPAKLGEGISSLPLETIYSRNFFPELVLIKSETTTELFKTFFKDKRN